From Echinicola soli, a single genomic window includes:
- a CDS encoding DUF937 domain-containing protein, which produces MINEILKNVGPEVISKITSQFGLSEEQASKAVDTTQESLTATATKEAAGGNLDGLLNMINQGSGAAGGSMFQKFAGNLASDYISKLGVSEGIAQQISNFVLPLVLDKIMGQTGGNAGKGDLMKLIGGSAGDILKGKAGDMLGGLGNMFK; this is translated from the coding sequence ATGATTAATGAAATTTTAAAAAATGTGGGGCCAGAGGTGATTTCAAAAATTACCAGTCAGTTTGGATTGTCAGAAGAGCAAGCCTCCAAAGCAGTGGACACGACACAAGAATCCCTCACTGCCACGGCGACTAAAGAAGCCGCAGGCGGTAACCTGGATGGACTGCTCAATATGATCAATCAAGGAAGTGGAGCAGCTGGAGGCAGCATGTTCCAGAAATTTGCAGGAAACTTGGCCAGTGATTATATCTCCAAACTGGGTGTTTCTGAAGGGATTGCACAGCAGATCAGCAACTTTGTCCTGCCATTGGTACTCGATAAGATCATGGGACAAACAGGTGGAAATGCCGGAAAAGGGGACTTAATGAAGCTTATCGGAGGTAGTGCCGGTGACATCCTCAAAGGAAAGGCAGGAGATATGCTGGGTGGCCTGGGCAATATGTTTAAATGA